A genomic window from Onychostoma macrolepis isolate SWU-2019 chromosome 22, ASM1243209v1, whole genome shotgun sequence includes:
- the LOC131531242 gene encoding NLR family CARD domain-containing protein 3-like codes for MSEKRGKMSLSQKQSVRSGSHVSSSVSVKSDQSKGEPLNFSEETPSAAERLQYETLDSDFQINSNHKNFTDKLLGIFQDLENKIIKFIKNELEMFKKILQKENTHNFVKDFNENRCSNKEAALDLTLYFLREMKQDEAADTLEDELIFIHQLKCSLKRKYQCVFEGISKQGDSTLLNNIYTDIYITQGCSEQVNTEHEVRQIEVVSRRHESQEIQVECKNLFEAPEQDKQIRTVLTKGVAGIGKSVSVQKFVLDWAEGKENQDISFIFPLPFREMNLKEQEKLSLMDLITQFFPETKGLKLTRRNQFKVLFILDGLDECRLPVNFKDNEMWSDVSSPASLDVLLTNLIKGNLLPSALIWITTRPAAASKIPPDCIDRLTEIRGFSDAQKEEYFRKRITDENQTKEIIDHVKQSKSLFIMCHIPVFCWISATVLQNILEEKRNNVVKNNPADDASKTPQESNTEDTPKTLTQMYTHFLRFQIQQSRRKYDGEYTPDVSWDKDAIYSLGKLAFHQLERNNVIFYDTDLEACGIDVYKASVYSGMCTQIFKEETGIVLGTMYCFVHLSIQEFIAALYAHLFLDIKQRSIFVHESTEQENKSETMIDLLKTAVDKALESDNGHLDLFLRFLLGLSLQSNQRLLQGLLTQQNGNDQSKKEIVQYIKQKCEANLSPERSINLFYCLNELNDQTLVKEIQTHLSKGSLSSADLSPAQWSALAFVLLTSEEELEEFELQKFKKSDECLIRLSAVIKTSKRAL; via the exons ATGTCAGAGAAGAGAGGAAAGATGAGTCTCTCACAGAAACAGAG TGTGAGATCAGGCTCACATGTGTCcagctctgtgtctgtgaagagtgaCCAGTCAAAAGGTGAACCACTGAACTTCAGTGAAGAAACACCATCAGCTGCTGAACG GCTGCAATATGAGACCTTAGATTCAGACTTCCAGATTAACAGCAACCACAAGAATTTCACAGACAAACTCCTAGGAATCTTCCAG gatcttgaaaataaaataatcaaattcataaaaaatgagctggaaatgtttaaaaaaatattacaaaaagagAACACGCACAACTTTGTGAAGGATTTTAATGAGAACAGATGCAGTAACAAAGAAGCAGCTCTTGATCTCACGCTCTACTTCCTGAGAGAGATGAAGCAAGATGAAGCTGCTGATACTCTAGAAG ATGAGCTGATCTTCATTCATCAGCTAAAATGTAGTCTAAAGAGGAAGTATCAATGTGTGTTTGAAGGAATTTCAAAGCAAGGTGACTCTACACTTCTGAATAACATCTACACAGATATCTATATCACTCAGGGTTGTAGTGAACAGGTCAATACTGAACATGAGGTAAGACAGATTGAAGTTGTTTCCAGACGTCATGAATCACAGGAGATACAGGTTGAATGCAAAAATTTGTTTGAAGCACCTGAACAAGACAAGCAGATCAGAACTGTACTGACAAAAGGAGTTGCTGGCATCGGAAAAtcagtctctgtgcagaagtttgTTCTGGATTGGGCCGAAGGAAAAGAAAATCAAGATATCAGCTTCATATTTCCTCTTCCATTCAGAGAGATGAACTTAAAGGAGCAAGAAAAACTAAGTTTGATGGACCTTATAACTCAGTTTTTCCCAGAGACAAAAGGACTGAAGCTTACAAGAAGAAATCAGTTCAAAGTCTTGTTTATTCTTGATGGATTGGATGAATGTCGACTACCTGTAAACTTTAAGGATAATGAGATGTGGTCTGATGTATCATCACCAGCCTCTCTGGATGTTCTCCTAACAAACCTCATCAAGGGAAATCTGCTTCcttctgctctcatctggatcaccacCAGACCAGCAGCTGCCAGTAAGATTCCTCCTGACTGTATCGACCGGCTGACAGAGATACGAGGATTCAGTGATGCACAAAAGGAGGAGTACTTCAGAAAAAGAATCACGGATGAGAATCAGACCAAAGAAATCATTGATCATGTTAAACAATCAAAGAGTCTCTTtatcatgtgccacatcccagtCTTCTGCTGGATTTCAGCCACTGTTCTCCAGAATATTTTGGAGGAGAAAAGAAATAATGTTGTGAAAAATAATCCGGCTGATGATGCCTCCAAAACACCGCAGGAGTCAAATACTGAAGACACTCCTAAGACTCTGACACAAATGTACACACACTTTCTCAGATTTCAGATCCAGCAGAGCAGACGAAAGTATGATGGAGAATATACACCAGATGTTTCCTGGGATAAAGATGCCATCTATTCACTGGGGAAACTGGCATTTCATCAGCTGGAAAGAAACAATGTGATCTTCTATGACACAGATCTGGAAGCCTGTGGTATTGACGTCTATAAGGCATCAGTGTACTCAGGCATGTGTACCCAGATCTTTAAGGAGGAAACGGGGATCGTTCTTGGTACCATGTACTGCTTCGTTCACTTGAGCATTCAAGAGTTTATTGCAGCTCTTTATGCACATCTGTTTCTAGACATAAAGCAGAGAAGTATATTTGTTCATGAGTCTACagaacaggaaaacaaaagtgAAACCATGATTGATTTGCTCAAGACTGCAGTGGACAAGGCACTAGAGAGTGATAATGGACACCTGGATCTTTTTCTTCGATTCCTCCTTGGTTTGTCACTCCAGTCCAATCAGAGACTCTTACAGGGTCTATTGacacagcaaaatggaaatgaCCAGAGCAAAAAAGAAATAGTCCAGTACATcaagcagaaatgtgaagctAATCTGTCTCCAGAGAGATCCATCAATCTGTTCTactgtctgaatgaactgaacGACCAAACTCTGGTGAAAGAGATTCAGACCCACCTTAGCAAAGGAAGTCTCTCATCTGCTGATCTTTCACCTGCCCAGTGGTCTGCTTTGGCCTTTGTGTTGTTGACATCAGAGGAGGAGCTGGAGGAGTTTGAGCTTCAGAAATTCAAGAAATCAGACGAGTGTCTCATTAGATTATCAGCAGTCATCAAAACCTCCAAAAGAGCTCTGtaa